A stretch of Numenius arquata chromosome 11, bNumArq3.hap1.1, whole genome shotgun sequence DNA encodes these proteins:
- the LIPC gene encoding hepatic triacylglycerol lipase: MTVVMNFISEALGSQSQHTRMKKDQQNFETKFRLYTDTSEEGCQIFFNQLETLDKCQFNASLPLVMIVHGWSVDGMLEGWIWKMAAALKSQHKQINVIIADWLTFAHQHYPIAVQNTRYIGQEIADFLEWLEEAIQFSRSNAHLIGYSLGAHVSGFAGSFISGTNKIGRITGLDPAGPLFEGMSPTDRLSPDDANFVDAIHTFTKQHMGLSVGIKQPVAHFDFYPNGGTFQPGCHIMQVYNHIAQYGITGITQTVKCAHERSVHLFIDSLLHNDKQSTAYWCNDINTFNKGMCLSCRKNRCNTLGYNIREERLPKSRQLFLRTRAHMPFRVYHYQFKIHFINEIQDKQIDPTFTISLTGTKEDAKNLPIPLVEGISGNKTYSFLITLDTDIGELIMIKFKWEGTAVWENIWDTVQTIIPWTKGSRRPGLIVKTIRVKAGETQQKMTFCSQSIDNVHLHPAQEKTFVRCEDRFRRQNRK, translated from the exons ATGACTGTTGTTATGAATTTCATTTCAGAGGCACTGGGATCACAGAGTCAGCACACTAGAATGAAGAAAGATCAGCAAAACTTTGAAACCAAATTTCGACTCTATACAGATACAAGTGAAGAAGgctgtcagattttttttaatcagttggAGACTCTTGACAAATGCCAATTTAATGCCTCTCTTCCTCTGGTGATGATAGTCCATGGCTGGTCG gtggATGGGATGCTGGAAGGTTGGATTTGGAAAATGGCAGCAGCTCTGAAGTCTCAGCATAAACAAATTAACGTCATCATTGCAGATTGGCTTACATTTGCTCACCAGCACTATCCCATTGCTGTACAGAATACACGCTACATAGGACAGGAGATAGCAGACTTCCTGGAATGGCTGGAG GAAGCCATTCAATTTTCCAGAAGCAATGCGCATCTAATTGGGTACAGCCTAGGAGCCCATGTGTCAGGATTTGCTGGAAGTTTTATCAGTGGTACGAACAAAATTGGAAGAATTACAG GCCTTGACCCTGCCGGTCCCTTGTTTGAAGGAATGTCGCCAACAGACCGTTTATCTCCAGATGATGCAAACTTCGTAGACGCAATTCATACATTCACTAAACAACACATGGGTCTCAGTGTTGGCATCAAGCAGCCTGTGGCTCATTTTGACTTCTATCCCAATGGAGGCACCTTTCAGCCTGGCTGTCACATCATGCAAGTGTATAACCACATTGCACAATACGGAATTACGG gcATCACTCAAACTGTGAAATGTGCCCACGAGAGGTCAGTTCATTTGTTCATCGACTCTCTGCTTCACAATGACAAGCAAAGCACAGCATACTGGTGCAACGACATCAACACTTTCAACAAAGGAATGTGCCTAAGCTGTAGAAAGAACCGGTGCAACACACTGGGCTACAACATCAGGGAGGAAAGGCTCccaaaaagcagacaactcttttTGAGAACGAGAGCACATATGCCTTTCAGAG TCTATCATTATCAGTTCAAGATCCACTTCATCAATGAAATCCAAGACAAGCAGATAGACCCAACTTTTACCATCTCTCTGACAGGCACTAAGGAGGATGCTAAAAACCTGCCCATCCCTCT agtTGAAGGTATTAGTGGGAATAAAACCTACTCTTTTCTCATCACCCTGGACACTGACATTGGTGAACTAATAATGATAAAGTTCAAATGGGAAGGAACTGCAGTTTGGGAAAATATCTGGGACACAGTTCAAACCATAATACCATGGACAAAAGGCAGCCGTCGACCAGGACTTATAGTGAAGACAATAAGAGTGAAAGCAGGGGAAACACAACAAAA